The DNA window CGTCTTCATCCTCACCTACATGTGGGCGCTCATGGGCATCCAGTCCTCCCCGGCGTTCAGCATGTGGGGCTTCTCCAACACCAACCCCCGGCCGTTTGCGCCCCAGCAGGTGTGGGCGAGCTCGTTTGGCGTGGGCCTTTGCCTGTTCGTCTTCACGGCCCTCCAGGGCCTGGGCGGCTGGGTGCTGATCAAGCAGGGCGTCTTCGCCCCCGAGCTCCTGAAGCCCCCGAACCAGGAAAACCTCGTTCCGGCCTTGATCGACCTCCTGGCCAAGGGCTGGCCCATGCTCGTGGGGGTGCTCGCCGTGTGCGCCCTGGCGGCCATGCAGTCCACGGGCTCGGCCTACATGTCCACCGCCGCGGGCATGATCACCCGCGACATCTACCTGCGCCACATCAACCCCAAGGCCACGGCCGGCCAGCAGAAGATGATGGGCCGCCTGTGGGTGGCCGGCGTGACGGTCATGGCGCTGCTCGTGGCCACCTTCTCCACCGACGCGCTGGTCATGCTCGGAGGGCTGGCCGTCTCCTACGGCACCATGATGTGGATCCCGCTCGCGGGCACCCTGTACTTCCCCTGGCTCACCCGCCAGGGGGTCACCTGGGGCCTGGTGGCCGGCCTCGTCGCGGTGACCATGACCTACCCCTTCGGGTGGGCGTGGTTCAAGGCCTTCCGCGACTCCTTCGGGTTCGGCCACTACCCGCTGACCATCCACTGCGCCGGCTGGGGCGTCTTCTTCAATATCGGGGTCGCGGTGATCGTCAGCGCGCTCACCCAGCCCGACAAGAAGGAGTACGAGCGGCGCATGAGCTACCACAACTGGCTGCGGTCGCTTACCCGGCTGCCGCCGGAGAAGGAAAAGCTCCGCCCCTGGGCGTGGATCGTCACCATCGGGTGGTTCTTCTTCGCCATCGGCCCCGGCGCGGTACTGGGCAACAACTTCTTCTTCTGGAACGCGGCCGATCCCAGCAACTGGCCCTTCGGCATGGCGCCGCTCTGGCTCTGGCAGATCGTCTGGTGGCTGCTCGGCGTCTACATGATGTGGCTCCTGGCCTACAAGATGGAGTTCTCCACCCACTTCGGCGACGTGGAGTCGCTCCGCGAGGACTTCCAGATGGTCTACGGCGAGAAGGCGCCCATCCGGCTCGACGTGGAGGAGCCCGGCGTGTAGCCCGCTCCTCTCTCGCGGCACACCAGCAGCAATGCGGCGGCCCCTCGGGGCCGCCGCATCTTTTTGGTTCTCTTCCGGATCGTGTGGGTAGGCCCGCTGGAGCGAACCCGGGCGTCTGGGCGCGTAGGAGTGCACAGCGTGCGCCCCCACGGGTGCACCGTCCGTGTTCCCGGGCTCGACAGGCAGGCACGGCGCCCATCCACTCGGATCGAAACAGAACCCAAAAATGTCGCTTGACTGGGGTGAGACGCCGTTCTAGTATTTGCGTACTCCGGCCTACGGAAATGGGAGTAGTCGGCGGGTCCCGTCCGCGGCACGGAGCAGGTGTTTCGTAGGACGAAATACGCACGCCCTCCGGCGCAGGGGAGAAAGGAGCGAGACGCGAGGCGCCGTCCCCCGTTGGCAAACCGTCGTTTGAGGAGGGAAACCGTCCATGGAACAGAGCGTACTCTGGTTGTTCGTCTTCGTGGCCCTGTACTGGGCCTA is part of the Thermodesulfobacteriota bacterium genome and encodes:
- a CDS encoding sodium:solute symporter family protein, which produces VFILTYMWALMGIQSSPAFSMWGFSNTNPRPFAPQQVWASSFGVGLCLFVFTALQGLGGWVLIKQGVFAPELLKPPNQENLVPALIDLLAKGWPMLVGVLAVCALAAMQSTGSAYMSTAAGMITRDIYLRHINPKATAGQQKMMGRLWVAGVTVMALLVATFSTDALVMLGGLAVSYGTMMWIPLAGTLYFPWLTRQGVTWGLVAGLVAVTMTYPFGWAWFKAFRDSFGFGHYPLTIHCAGWGVFFNIGVAVIVSALTQPDKKEYERRMSYHNWLRSLTRLPPEKEKLRPWAWIVTIGWFFFAIGPGAVLGNNFFFWNAADPSNWPFGMAPLWLWQIVWWLLGVYMMWLLAYKMEFSTHFGDVESLREDFQMVYGEKAPIRLDVEEPGV